One window of the Mycobacterium haemophilum DSM 44634 genome contains the following:
- a CDS encoding cytochrome c: protein MNRSARLKKLGSNRSDRARRRLRRRLSGGLLLLIALTVSGGLAAVLTPTPQVAVADESSSALLRTGKQLFDTSCVSCHGANLQGVPDHGPSLIGVGEAAVYFQVSTGRMPAMRGEAQAARKDPIFDESQVDAIGAYVQANGGGPTVVRNPDGSIAMQSLRGTDLGRGGDLFRLNCASCHNFTGKGGALSSGKYAPDLGPANEQQILTAMLTGPQNMPKFADRQLSFEAKKDIIGYVRTVVEERQPGGYGLGGFGPAPEGMAIWIIGMVAAIGLALWIGARA from the coding sequence ATGAACAGGAGTGCTCGGTTGAAGAAACTGGGGTCTAACCGGTCTGATCGCGCGCGTCGGCGCCTGCGGCGCCGATTGTCGGGAGGCCTGCTGCTGTTGATCGCGCTGACCGTTTCTGGGGGACTGGCGGCGGTCCTGACTCCCACCCCGCAGGTCGCGGTGGCCGACGAGTCGTCCTCGGCGCTGCTGCGTACCGGCAAGCAGCTGTTCGACACCTCCTGCGTGTCGTGCCACGGCGCCAACCTTCAAGGCGTGCCCGACCACGGACCGAGCCTGATTGGCGTCGGCGAAGCGGCCGTCTACTTCCAGGTATCGACCGGTCGGATGCCCGCCATGCGCGGTGAGGCGCAGGCGGCGCGTAAAGATCCCATCTTCGACGAGTCACAAGTCGACGCGATCGGCGCCTACGTGCAGGCCAACGGCGGTGGGCCGACCGTGGTGCGTAACCCCGACGGCAGCATTGCGATGCAGTCGCTGCGCGGTACCGACCTGGGCCGCGGCGGCGACTTGTTCCGACTCAACTGCGCGTCGTGCCACAACTTCACCGGAAAGGGTGGCGCGCTGTCGTCCGGTAAGTACGCGCCCGACCTTGGGCCCGCCAACGAACAGCAAATCCTCACCGCGATGCTGACCGGCCCGCAGAACATGCCCAAGTTCGCCGACCGCCAGCTTTCCTTCGAAGCGAAGAAGGACATCATCGGCTACGTGCGGACCGTCGTCGAAGAGCGTCAGCCGGGCGGCTACGGCCTCGGTGGCTTCGGCCCGGCACCGGAGGGCATGGCGATCTGGATCATCGGGATGGTCGCCGCCATCGGGCTGGCACTGTGGATTGGGGCACGAGCATGA
- a CDS encoding ubiquinol-cytochrome c reductase iron-sulfur subunit, which yields MTANAKDGAGVSREPDEAALGAMSREELVALGGRLDGVDTVYKEPRWTVEGTKAEKRTERGIALWLLLGGAFGLALLLVFVFWPWEYKPKEAEGSFLYTIATPLYGLTFGLSILAIAIGAVQFQKRFIPEEISIQERHDGASREIDRKTVVANLTDAFEGSTIGRRKLVGLSLGVGLGAFGLGTLVAFAGGLIKNPWKPVVPTANGMKAVLWTSGWTPRYHGETIYLARATGSHSGAPFTRMRPEDVDAGGMETVFPWRESDGDGTTAESHEKLTAIKMGIRNPVMLIRIRPSDMPRVVKRRGQESFNFGEFFAFTKVCSHLGCPSSLYEQQSYRILCPCHQSQFDALHYAKPIFGPAARALAQLPITIDTDGYLVANGDFAEPVGPAFWERTT from the coding sequence ATGACCGCTAACGCGAAAGACGGCGCCGGCGTTTCCCGGGAACCCGACGAGGCAGCGTTGGGGGCAATGTCGCGCGAGGAACTGGTAGCCCTGGGCGGTCGGCTGGATGGTGTCGACACCGTCTACAAGGAGCCTCGTTGGACAGTCGAGGGTACCAAAGCGGAAAAACGCACCGAGCGAGGGATAGCCCTGTGGCTTTTGCTGGGTGGCGCGTTTGGCCTGGCGCTGCTACTGGTCTTCGTGTTCTGGCCGTGGGAGTACAAACCCAAGGAGGCCGAGGGCAGCTTCCTCTACACCATTGCCACCCCGTTGTATGGTCTGACCTTCGGTCTGTCCATCCTGGCGATCGCTATCGGCGCGGTGCAGTTTCAGAAGAGGTTCATCCCGGAAGAGATTTCGATCCAGGAACGCCATGACGGCGCGTCGCGCGAGATCGACCGCAAGACAGTCGTGGCGAACCTCACCGACGCTTTTGAGGGCTCGACGATCGGGCGGCGCAAGCTAGTCGGGCTGTCGTTGGGCGTGGGCTTGGGTGCTTTTGGCCTCGGCACCCTGGTGGCGTTTGCTGGTGGCCTCATCAAGAACCCATGGAAGCCGGTCGTGCCCACCGCGAATGGGATGAAGGCCGTGCTCTGGACATCTGGCTGGACCCCGCGCTACCACGGCGAGACGATCTATCTGGCCAGAGCTACCGGCTCGCACTCGGGAGCACCGTTTACCCGAATGCGTCCGGAAGACGTCGACGCCGGCGGGATGGAGACCGTCTTCCCGTGGCGCGAGTCCGACGGCGACGGCACCACCGCGGAATCACACGAGAAGCTGACCGCGATCAAGATGGGTATTCGCAACCCGGTAATGCTCATCCGCATCCGGCCCAGTGATATGCCTCGCGTGGTCAAACGCCGAGGTCAGGAGAGCTTCAACTTCGGCGAGTTTTTCGCCTTCACCAAGGTCTGCTCGCATTTGGGTTGCCCGTCCTCGCTATACGAACAGCAGTCCTACCGAATCCTGTGCCCTTGTCACCAGTCGCAGTTCGACGCGCTGCACTACGCCAAGCCGATATTCGGTCCGGCGGCACGCGCGTTGGCGCAACTGCCTATCACGATCGACACCGACGGGTATCTGGTTGCCAACGGTGACTTTGCCGAGCCCGTCGGACCAGCATTCTGGGAGCGCACCACATGA
- a CDS encoding cytochrome b, which yields MSTKIGDVLARQAEDIDTRYHPSAALRRQLNKVFPTHWSFLLGEIALYSFVVLLLTGVWLTLFFDPSMTDVTYNGVYQPLRGVEMSRAYQSALDISFEVRGGLFVRQIHHWAALMFSAAIMVHLARIFFTGAFRRPRETNWVIGSLLLILSMFEGYFGYSLPDDLLSGIGLRAALSSITLGMPVMGTWLHWALFGGDFPGNILIPRLYALHILLLPGIILALIGLHLALVWFQKHTQFPGPGRTEHNVVGVRVMPVFAFKSGAFFAAIVGVLGLMGGLLQINPIWNLGPYKPSQVSAGSQPDFYMMWTEGLARIWPAWEFYFWHHTIPAPVWVAVIMGLVFVLLIAYPFLEKRFTGDYAHHNLLQRPRDVPVRTSIGAMAIAFYMVLTLAAMNDIIALKFHISLNATTWIGRIGMVILPPLIYFITYRWCIGLQRSDRAVLEHGIETGIIKRLPHGAYIELHQPLGPVDDHGHPIPLEYQGAAVPKRMNKLGSAGSPGSGSFLFADSESEDAALREATHAAEQRALTALREHQDSLGSTVGSPNGERGEQG from the coding sequence ATGAGTACCAAGATCGGTGATGTCCTAGCCCGCCAAGCCGAAGACATCGACACGCGGTATCACCCGTCGGCAGCGCTGCGCCGGCAGCTCAACAAGGTCTTCCCGACGCACTGGTCGTTCTTGCTCGGCGAGATCGCGTTGTACAGCTTCGTCGTGCTGCTGCTCACCGGTGTATGGCTGACGTTGTTCTTCGATCCGTCCATGACCGACGTCACCTACAACGGTGTCTACCAACCGTTGCGCGGGGTCGAGATGTCGCGCGCGTACCAGTCGGCGCTGGACATCTCCTTCGAAGTCCGGGGCGGCCTGTTCGTCCGGCAGATCCACCACTGGGCCGCGTTGATGTTCTCCGCGGCGATCATGGTGCACCTGGCGCGCATTTTCTTCACCGGCGCGTTCCGGCGACCCCGCGAGACCAACTGGGTGATCGGTTCGCTGCTGCTGATCCTGTCCATGTTTGAGGGCTACTTCGGCTACTCGCTGCCCGACGACCTGCTTTCGGGTATCGGCCTGCGGGCCGCGTTGTCGTCGATCACGCTGGGCATGCCGGTGATGGGGACCTGGCTGCACTGGGCGCTGTTCGGGGGCGATTTCCCCGGCAATATCTTGATCCCCCGGCTCTACGCACTGCACATCCTGTTGCTGCCGGGGATCATCCTCGCGCTGATCGGCCTGCATCTGGCGCTGGTGTGGTTCCAGAAGCACACCCAGTTCCCCGGGCCCGGCCGCACCGAGCACAACGTCGTCGGTGTGCGAGTAATGCCGGTGTTCGCGTTCAAGTCGGGCGCGTTTTTCGCCGCCATTGTTGGCGTGCTGGGTCTGATGGGCGGCCTGCTGCAGATCAACCCGATCTGGAACCTCGGTCCTTACAAGCCATCTCAGGTGTCGGCCGGCTCACAGCCAGACTTCTACATGATGTGGACCGAGGGCTTGGCCCGTATCTGGCCGGCTTGGGAGTTCTATTTCTGGCACCACACCATTCCCGCTCCGGTTTGGGTAGCGGTGATCATGGGCCTGGTTTTCGTCCTGCTGATCGCCTACCCGTTCCTAGAGAAGCGGTTCACCGGCGACTACGCCCACCACAACTTGCTGCAACGGCCGCGCGATGTCCCGGTGCGCACCTCGATCGGGGCCATGGCGATCGCTTTCTACATGGTGCTCACGCTCGCGGCGATGAACGACATCATCGCGTTGAAGTTCCACATCTCGCTCAACGCGACGACGTGGATCGGGCGCATTGGCATGGTGATACTTCCGCCGCTCATCTACTTCATCACCTATCGGTGGTGCATCGGGCTGCAGCGCAGCGACCGGGCGGTGCTCGAACATGGCATCGAGACCGGCATCATCAAGCGGCTACCGCACGGCGCCTACATCGAGCTGCACCAACCGCTCGGCCCGGTCGACGACCACGGCCACCCGATACCGCTCGAGTACCAGGGTGCTGCTGTTCCCAAGCGGATGAACAAGCTGGGCTCGGCGGGATCCCCCGGTAGCGGCAGCTTCTTGTTCGCGGACTCGGAGTCCGAAGATGCGGCACTGCGCGAGGCGACGCACGCCGCCGAGCAACGTGCACTGACCGCGTTGCGCGAACACCAGGACAGCCTGGGAAGCACTGTCGGTTCCCCGAACGGCGAGCGCGGCGAGCAAGGCTAA
- a CDS encoding DUF2561 family protein: protein MVSRYSAYRRGSDTIPPEVIDRILVGVCAAVWLVLIGVSVAAAVALADLGRGFHKMASNPHTTWVLYGVIVVSALIIAGAVPVLLRARRMARVEPPARPAGVQARGGVRQPVSAGRSTARIELMRTRTERVQAVAQPGEWFDAAVDRIWLRGTVGLTGTMGAALIAAAAATYLMAVGRDGASWVGYLLAGIITAVMPVIEWLYVRQLRRVFNED, encoded by the coding sequence ATGGTGAGCAGGTATTCGGCGTACCGGCGTGGGTCGGACACCATTCCGCCGGAGGTCATCGACCGCATTCTGGTCGGGGTATGCGCGGCAGTCTGGCTGGTGCTGATCGGGGTGAGCGTGGCTGCGGCCGTCGCATTGGCGGATCTTGGCCGCGGCTTTCACAAGATGGCGAGCAACCCGCACACCACCTGGGTGCTGTACGGCGTCATCGTCGTCTCCGCGCTGATCATCGCAGGGGCGGTCCCGGTACTGTTGCGAGCTCGTCGCATGGCCCGGGTTGAGCCGCCGGCTCGACCGGCCGGTGTGCAGGCACGCGGGGGAGTCAGGCAGCCGGTCAGCGCCGGGCGTTCCACAGCGCGCATCGAGCTCATGCGAACACGGACGGAGAGGGTTCAGGCAGTCGCGCAACCCGGGGAGTGGTTTGACGCGGCGGTGGACCGGATCTGGTTGCGCGGCACGGTCGGATTGACTGGCACGATGGGGGCCGCGCTGATCGCGGCCGCGGCGGCGACCTATCTGATGGCCGTCGGTCGCGACGGTGCGTCGTGGGTTGGCTACCTGCTAGCCGGGATCATCACGGCGGTGATGCCGGTGATCGAGTGGCTCTATGTTCGGCAGTTGCGCCGCGTGTTTAACGAGGATTAG
- a CDS encoding MmpS family transport accessory protein: MSGPNPPEQENEKPDSGSELSDELDSHNGRESGDKLEPLPDSDVVAASDHTSQTDVYSQAYSAPEAEHFTSGPYVPADLRLYDYDDYDESSVDDEPGAPRWPWVVGVAAILAAISLVVSVSLLVTRTDTSKLATPGTSRSAPPVQDEITTTKPPPPPPPPPPPSTETSTATETQTVTVTPLPPPTTSSAAPPPPAALPPSTTPTTTTTTLAGPRQVTYSVTGTKAPGDIISVTYVDASGRRRTQHNVYIPWSMTVTPISQSDVGSVEASSLFRVSKLNCSITTSDGTVLSSNSNDAPQTSC; this comes from the coding sequence ATGAGCGGGCCGAATCCCCCGGAACAGGAAAATGAAAAACCCGATTCCGGCAGCGAGCTCAGCGACGAATTGGACTCCCATAACGGCAGGGAGTCCGGTGACAAATTAGAACCCTTGCCCGATAGCGATGTCGTAGCAGCGAGCGACCACACCAGCCAGACCGACGTCTATTCGCAGGCCTACTCGGCTCCTGAGGCCGAGCACTTCACCAGCGGCCCGTACGTGCCGGCTGATCTCAGGCTCTACGACTACGACGACTACGACGAGTCGTCGGTCGACGATGAGCCGGGTGCTCCGCGCTGGCCGTGGGTCGTCGGCGTCGCTGCCATCTTGGCCGCGATCTCACTGGTGGTTTCGGTGTCGCTGCTGGTCACGCGTACCGACACCAGCAAACTGGCTACCCCAGGCACTAGCCGGTCCGCACCGCCGGTGCAGGACGAAATCACGACCACCAAGCCGCCGCCACCACCGCCACCACCGCCGCCGCCCAGCACGGAGACCTCGACAGCTACGGAGACGCAGACAGTGACGGTGACGCCCTTGCCACCACCGACGACGAGCAGCGCAGCGCCACCGCCACCCGCGGCGCTGCCCCCGTCGACGACGCCCACGACGACGACCACGACGCTGGCCGGTCCTCGGCAAGTCACCTATTCGGTGACGGGCACCAAAGCGCCGGGCGACATCATCTCGGTGACCTACGTTGATGCCTCCGGTCGGCGACGAACCCAGCACAATGTCTACATTCCGTGGTCGATGACCGTCACACCGATTTCGCAATCCGACGTCGGATCGGTTGAGGCGTCCAGCCTCTTCCGGGTCAGCAAACTCAACTGCTCGATCACCACAAGCGACGGAACGGTGCTTTCGTCGAACAGCAACGACGCCCCGCAAACGAGCTGCTGA
- a CDS encoding cytochrome c oxidase subunit 4, which produces MHIEARLFEFVAAFFVITAVLYGVLTSMFATGGVEWAGTTALALTGGLALIVATFFRFVARRLDTRPEDYEGAEISDGAGELGFFSPHSWWPILVALSGSVAAVGIALWLPWLIVAGVVFILASAAGLVFEYYVGPEKH; this is translated from the coding sequence ATGCATATCGAAGCGAGGCTATTCGAGTTTGTCGCCGCGTTCTTCGTCATCACGGCGGTGCTGTACGGAGTGCTGACTTCGATGTTCGCCACCGGTGGTGTGGAGTGGGCCGGCACCACCGCGCTAGCGCTGACTGGTGGCTTAGCGTTGATCGTTGCCACCTTCTTTCGTTTCGTGGCTCGTCGGCTGGATACCCGACCCGAAGACTATGAAGGTGCTGAGATCAGTGACGGTGCAGGGGAATTGGGATTCTTCAGCCCGCACAGCTGGTGGCCGATTCTGGTCGCCTTGTCGGGCTCGGTGGCGGCGGTTGGTATCGCGCTGTGGCTGCCGTGGCTGATCGTTGCTGGGGTCGTGTTCATTCTCGCCTCGGCAGCCGGACTGGTCTTTGAGTACTACGTCGGTCCGGAGAAGCACTAA